Proteins encoded within one genomic window of Psilocybe cubensis strain MGC-MH-2018 chromosome 2, whole genome shotgun sequence:
- a CDS encoding Indole-3-pyruvate monooxygenase YUCCA1 has translation MANVPETPLPTLERLGVSSLPANLDAKKVAQDWLSSFLQAAIAGNVDAVVSLLLPDAFWRDMLALTWDMRTFSGKERIAQFLKDRLSLSKIHDIKLREQFVALQQPYPDLAWISLMFDFATDVGQASGIARLVPSAAGEWKAHVVFTNLESLTDFPEKTGPLRNMEPNHGKWQAQRQREIDFTDQDPVVLVIGGGQSGLEIAARLKYLDIPSLVVERNPRIGDNWRNRYEALCLHDPIWYDHMPYIPFPSTWPVYTPAQKLANWLESYAESLELNVWTSSTISDVRQDPATLKWHVSVKRGDGTDRKFEVNHVVFSTGLGSGVGNIPKYPDMDKFKGQILHSSQHKRALDHKGKKVVVVGACTSAHDISQDYQQHGVDVTMFQRGSTYIMSTKNGWEVIMKGGYWEGGPPADIVDRVNASFPHHMSTVLNQRQTKRIAELDKDLLDSLHKVGFRTNLGIKDTGFGLLAWSKAGGYYLDTGASKLIAEGKIKLKTDSTISSFTETSIKFENGSELPADVVVFSTGVGTPIDHIRQVCGEEVANKCRPIWGLNDEGEINGAWRNLGVVNLWYMMEIKAIEEGLLTSRYELQTTKV, from the exons ATGGCTAACGTTCCCGAGACACCACTCCCGACTCTTGAGCGGCTGGGCGTATCCTCACTTCCTGCTAATCTAGACGCGAAGAAGGTTGCTCAAGACTggctttcttccttcttgCAAGCAGCTATCGCAGGCAATGTCGACGCCGTTGTTTCTCTTCTGCTTCCCGATGCTTTTTGGCGCGATATGCTGGCGCTGACTTGGGATATGCGAACTTTCTCTGGAAAGGAGAGGATCGCCCAATTTCTCAAGGACCGTCTAAGCCTTTCCAAGATCCACGACATTAAACTTCGAGAGCAATTTGTGGCTTTACAGCAACCCTACCCGGATTTAGCTTGGATCAGTCTCATGTTCGATTTCGCTACTGACGTCGGCCAAGCCTCAGGTATTGCACGCCTAGTTCCTTCAGCAGCCGGAGAATGGAAGGCGCACGTTGTGTTTACCAACCTCGAAAGCTTGACTGATTTCCCTGAGAAGACTGGACCGCTGAGGAACATGGAGCCCAACCATGGAAAGTGGCAAGCTCAGCGCCAACGCGAAATTGATTTCACAGACCAGGACCCGGTTGTGTTGGTCATTGGCGGTGGACAAAGTGGGCTCGAAATTGCTGCTAGACTTAAATATCTGGATATTCCTTCGTTGGTCGTCGAAAGGAACCCTAGGATAGGTGATAATTGGAGGAACAGATATGAAGCACTTTGCTTACATGATCCTATCT GGTACGATCATATGCCATATATCCC ATTCCCATCGACGTGGCCTGTGTATACGCCAGCACAGAAG CTGGCAAATTGGCTCGAGTCTTACGCAGAGTCCCTGGAATTAAACGTTTGGACTTCGTCTACAATTTCTGATGTGCGGCAAGATCCTGCGACACTGAAATGGCACGTCAGCGTCAAGCGCGGTGATGGAACCGACAGGAAATTTGAGGTGAACCACGTCGTGTTCAGTACGGGTCTTGGTAGTGGTGTGGGCAATATTCCCAAATACCCTGACATG GATAAATTTAAAGGCCAGATCCTTCATTCAAGCCAGCATAAGCGCGCGTTGGATCACAAAGGGAAGAAAGTCGTGGTGGTGGGCGCTTGCACTTCAG CCCATGACATATCTCAAGATTACCAACAGCATGGCGTTG ACGTCACCATGTTCCAACGCGGTTCGACTTACATCATGTCAACTAAAAACGGCTGGGAGGTCATTATGAAAG GGGGTTACTGGGAGGGGGGACCTCCTGCTGACATTGTTGATCGCGTCAATGCATCTTTCCCCCATCATATGTCCACAGTCTTGAATCAAAGGCAAACAAAACGTATCGCTGAACTTGATAA GGATCTACTAGACTCTCTCCACAAAGTTGGCTTCCGTACCAATTTAGGAATAAAAGACACTGGGTTTGGCCTTCTGGCATGGAGCAAAGCCGGCGGATATTATCTCG ATACTGGGGCCAGCAAGCTTATTGCAGAAGGTAAAATCAAGTTGAAGACAGATAGCACGATCTCGAGCTTTACCGAAACAAGTATTAAATTCGAAAACGGCTCTGAGCTCCCTGCTGACGTTGTTGTATTCTCCACTGG AGTTGGGACTCCCATCGACCATATCCGTCAAGTATGTGGCGAAGAAGTTGCCAACAAGTGTAGACCTATCTGGGGTCTCAACGACGAAGGAGAAATAAACGGTGCTTGGAGAAATCTGGGTGTCGTAAATTTATGGTACATGATGG
- a CDS encoding putative mitochondrial chaperone BCS1-B: protein MDAFKSLIQPLVGGHGGSSVIDGMKLVVLGGTVETARRVSSSAWSHFVNSFFLTAHFSEEDFPYDWLMLWLSRRPEWQRSREFETTTRTAGPGGSSSSHYSAEDADWDQWEVAESNNSNGWDPDSESRPKTRVVFQPTYDTTHTIFYRGHWLRVRRGKKQDTGTEMLSISVVARSNAILKQLVLQAKKEYEAEAVHRIQIYFADAHGSWRWTDSRHKRPLSSIVLNPGVKEMLVDDARDFLKSEKWYADRGIPFRRGYLLHGVPGSGKSSLIHALAGQLQLDIYVVSLSASWISDNTLTNLMGRVPARCVLLLEDLDAAFVRSTNRDDDNLDDLGSGDNQQGGSGVDLHAFPGYGGGLGGGFGGSRRRYGRPGLSDMNTLSLSGLLNALDGVAASEGRLLFATTNHLERLDPALSRPGRMDVWVEFKNASKWQAEALFRNFFPCEEEEIVQETDPELEGLDIDVQVQDKDGNVRTFVPNEQRVNAAANGKRSDERKPLWSLSTSFASSASSLISGSLPSSASLMASGSTSPMLSSPSETMSPPLPRTFSGSPIPDSPGSNHIAMDKDQFGASNTAYLPPPPDPSLNKVKPLDRKTLAALAKKFADGLPEDEFSVAGLQGYLLKHKAQPEAAANGVEEWVKNEREMRERLKREKEAREIKEKALREKRRKEAQEKEKQKKAQDKKDQELEKIKKLIAEKEKEEELEKMRQQLKDKEAAKRKKKKDAKKKSKSKDKEDDDKDASDAEEEIKDQSDNDKAAPKEKSEAKQNKKSSKKTLQGEKKVDDTKDAVKEEAVSEGKEKEKEKEKEKNKSTTKKSKKKVESESDDSDSESGSGSSDSDSSSSSSKSSKSSKSACKNQPPLPYTDDEGENMPPLPPMPLHPPQQASWSFPPPPGWVTEAPWRPESPPLWSDGS, encoded by the exons ATGGATGCTTTCAAGTCTCTAATTCAGCCCCTCGTAGGAGGGCACGGAGGCTCCTCTGTCATCGACGGCATGAAGCTTGTCGTTCTAGGTGGCACAGTCGAAACGGCTCGTCGGGTGTCTAGCTCTGCTTG GTCGCATTTCGTGAACT CGTTCTTCCTCACTGCCCACTTCAGCGAAGAGGACTTTCCGTATGACTGGCTCATGTTGTGGCTTTCGCGTCGTCCAGAGTGGCAACGCTCACGCGAGTTCGAGACTACGACGCGCACCGCCGGTCCTGGAgggtcttcttcatctcacTACTCCGCCGAGGACGCTGATTGGGATCAATGGGAAGTCGCAGAGTCGAACAACTCAAATGGCTGGGACCCTGACAGCGAGAGTCGCCCCAAAACCAGGGTGGTGTTCCAACCGACGTATGACACTACGCACACTATCTTCTATCGTGGGCATTGGCTCCGCGTTCGGCGGGGGAAGAAGCAAGATACGGGCACGGAGATGCTGTCTATTAG CGTGGTGGCACGCTCCAACGCCATCTTGAAGCAGTTGGTGCTGCAAGCGAAGAAGGAGTATGAAGCCGAAGCAGTGCACCGCATCCAAATCTACTTTGCCGACGCGCATGGGTCGTGGAGGTGGACCGATTCACGGCACAAGCGCCCACTATCAAGCATTGTGCTCAATCCAGGGGTCAAGGAAATGCTGGTTGATGATGCACGTGACTTCCTGAAAAGCGAAAAG tGGTATGCTGACCGCGGTATTCCATTTCGACGCGGCTACCTCCTACACGGAGTACCTGGATCCGGCAAATCCTCTTTGATCCATGCTTTAGCCGGTCAGCTCCAGCTAGACATCTATGTCGTTTCGCTATCGGCATCATGGATCTCTGATAATACGCTCACGAACCTGATGGGGCGTGTGCCTGCTCGTTGTGTacttcttcttgaagatctGGATGCAGCTTTTGTGAGAAGCACAAACCGTGATGACGACAACCTCGACGATCTAGGATCCGGCGACAATCAACAAGGAGGCTCTGGTGTTGATCTTCATGCCTTTCCAGGCTATGGTGGTGGCCTAGGGGGTGGCTTTGGTGGCTCAAGAAGGCGATATGGACGGCCTGGTCTGTCGGATATGAACACACTCAGTTTGAGTGGCCTGCTGAATGCCCTCGATGGCGTGGCTGCGTCTGAAGGCCGTCTATTGTTTGC AACAACCAATCACTTGGAGCGGCTAGATCCCGCGCTGTCGCGCCCAGGAAGAATGGACGTATGGGTGGAATTCAAGAATGCATCGAAATGGCAAGCTGAGGCGTTGTTCCGCAACTTTTTCCCctgtgaagaagaagaaattgtTCAGGAAACTGACCCGGAGCTTGAAGGCCTTGACATTGATGTACAGGTGCAAGACAAGGACGGCAATGTGCGCACATTTGTGCCTAACGAACAGCGTGTGAATGCTGCCGCCAACGGGAAACGCAGCGATGAGCGCAAGCCGTTATGGTCCCTGTCGACCAGCTTCGCATCGTCTGCATCCTCTCTTATTTCCGGTTCTCTCCCGTCGTCGGCCTCATTGATGGCATCGGGAAGTACTTCCCCAATGCTGAGTTCCCCTTCAGAAACTATGTCTCCCCCTCTACCGCGTACCTTCTCTGGCTCTCCCATACCTGATTCGCCTGGTTCCAACCACATCGCAATGGATAAAGACCAATTTGGGGCTTCGAACACAGCTtatctccctcctcctcctgatCCGTCACTTAACAAGGTGAAGCCCCTGGACAGGAAAACTCTCGCTGCTCTTGCAAAGAAATTCGCCGACGGTCTTCCGGAAGACGAGTTCAGTGTTGCTGGACTACAAGGAT atttgttgAAGCACAAGGCCCAGCCCGAGGCTGCTGCGAACGGTGTCGAGGAGTGGGTAAAGAATGAGCGTGAGATGCGGGAGAGGCTTAAACGCGAGAAAGAGGCACGAGAGATCAAGGAGAAAGCCCTG CGCGAGAAGCGGCGTAAAGAAGCccaggaaaaggaaaagcaaaagaaggCTCAAGATAAGAAAGACCAGGAACTTGAGAAAATCAAGAAGCTTATCgcggagaaagagaaagaggaagaattggagaagatgcgtcagcagctcaaggacaaagaggccgctaagaggaagaagaagaaagacgCCAAAAAGAAGTCCAAGTCGAAAGATAAggaagacgacgacaagGACGCATCCGATGCAGAGGAGGAGATTAAGGATCAATCGGACAACGACAAAGCTGCCCCCAAGGAAAAATCCGAAGCGAAGCAGAATAAAAAATCGTCGAAAAAAACACTCCAAGGTGAGAAAAAGGTAGACGACACGAAGGATGCAGTCAAGGAAGAGGCTGTGTCAGAAggcaaggaaaaggagaaggagaaggagaaagaaaagaataagTCCACAACGAagaagtcgaagaagaaagtagAATCTGAAAGCGATGACAGCGATTCTGAGTCGGGCTCTGGCTCCTCCGATTCTGattcctcgtcgtcttcatccaAATCGTCGAAGTCCTCGAAAAGTGCTTGCAAAAATCAGCCACCTCTTCCTTATACCGATGACGAAGGAGAAAATATGCCCCCCCTCCCTCCTATGCCCTTGCACCCTCCCCAGCAGGCCAGCTGGTCGTTCCCACCACCCCCAGGCTGGGTCACGGAAGCGCCCTGGAGACCGGAATCGCCTCCGTTGTGGAGTGACGGGTCATGA
- a CDS encoding putative oxidoreductase (putative oxidoreductase TM_0325) produces MPSSHDPTNPPRPSRSLEGRVAIVTGSGSRAKGIGNGRAAAILLVEAGARVVCLDANLEWAEVTISMIEEEFGKDKAFALQVDVTVEAQCKLAVDTALERYGRLDILVNNVGVGGPAGTAIDVDPKEWARGLEINVTSMMLMTKYAVPAMEKNERHPISGRGSIVNIASVAGLRGGTPILLYPTSKGAVVNMTRAMAAHHAPSGIRVNCVCPGMLYTPMLYGSGMSEEVREARRSRSLLKTEGNGWDTGCAVRFLASDEARWMTGVILPVDAGSTAATTGMSEGMSSTLAGGTQDAAQ; encoded by the exons ATGCCATCATCGCATGATCCCACAAATCCCCCTCGTCCTTCTAGATCTCTAGAAGGCAGAGTTGCAATAGTTACGGGGTCTGGCTCCAGAGCAAAAGGAATAGGAAACGGAAGAGCAGCAGCCATCCTTCTCGTTGAAGCTGGCGCGCGCGTTGTATGCTTGGATGCCAACCTGGAATGGGCTGAAGTCACCATCTCAATGATCGAGGAGGAGTTTGGCAAGGATAAAGCGTTCGCTTTGCAGGTAGATGTCACTGTTGAGGCGCAATGCAAACTAGCAGTCGACACGGCCTTGGAACGGTACGGACGATTAGACATCCTCGTGAACAACGTCGGCGTAGGAGGCCCTGCTGGAACGGCCATCGATGTCGACCCTAAGGAGTGGGCGAGAGGCCTCGAAATCAATGTTACTAGTATGATGCTCATGACAAAATACGCGGTTCCTGCTATGGAGAAGAATGAGAGACATCCGATTTCGGGGCGTGGCAGCATCGTCAATATAGCCAGTGTTGCGGGACTTCGCGGTGGTACACCAATTTTACTGTATCCCACGAGCAAAGGGGCTGTTGTGAATATGACCAGAGCTATGGCTGCGCATCACGCTCCAAGTGGAATCAGAGTTAATTGCGTTTGTCCAG GGATGCTTTACACCCCGATGCTCTACGGTTCTGGAATGTCTGAAGAAGTTAGAGAGGCTCGTCGCTCACGTAGTCTTCTGAAGACAGAGGGAAATGGCTGGGACACCGGATGCGCTGTCAGATTTCTTGCCAGCGACGAGGCTAGGTGGATGACCGGTGTTATTTTACCTGTGGATGCAGGGTCTACAGCTGCCACGACCGGAATGAGCGAAGGAATGTCATCTACTCTCGCAGGAGGAACACAAGATGCTGCCCAATAG
- a CDS encoding 2-oxoglutarate-dependent dioxygenase (2-oxoglutarate-dependent dioxygenase FGSG_00048): MTSNSAPNDFSSIPILDYSLLNTIDGKSKFLDQLRHALINVGFLYLSNHSVSQADINSLIEYIPKLFDLPQEAKDDIKMANSEHFLGYSRLGAELTKGAVDQREQFDFATKHVSRWKKESDPDYFRLWGPCQWPDEKLIPGFRDTMERYLDQVQALSYKFASLIAEAFGLGPDGLSEFYDSPELMQHRSKIVKYPVVEGSSDQGVGPHYDAGFLTFLLQASDHRGLQVQNLSGQWIDAPPVPGTFVINFGKALEFVTGGLARATSHRVLSPKGSTPRYSVPFFQNIGLDVKLTDHVLKFPPEILALKRTRGNVAATDSVNFTEFDREPSGKVNLIGRVKSHPDVAERHYPELFKKVFPNGYSGKGSAY, from the exons ATGACCTCGAATTCTGCTCCCAACGacttctcctccatccccatACTTGATTATTCCCTATTAAATACGATTGATGGCAAATCAAAGTTCTTGGATCAGCTTCGCCATGCGCTTATCAACGTTGGATTTCTCTACCTGTCCAACCATTCGGTGTCACAAGCAGACATTAACTCGTTGATCGAATATATCCCGAAACTATTCGACCTACCCCAGGAGGCAAAGGATGACATCAAGATGGCAAATTCTGAACATTTTTTGGGTTATTCGCGCTTGGGAGCAGAGTTGACAAAAGGGGCGGTCGACCAGAGGGAGCAGTTTGACTTTGCGACGAAGCATGTTTCGAGGTGGAAGAAGGAAAGCGATCCGGATTATTTCCGACTATGGGGTCCTTGCCAG TGGCCAGATGAGAAACTCATTCCCGGTTTTAGAGATACAATGGAGCGTTATTTAGACCAAGTTCAAGCCCTCAGCTACAAATTTGCCTCCCTCATAGCCGAAGCATTTGGTCTTGGGCCTGATGGGCTCTCTGAATTCTACGACTCGCCAGAATTGATGCAGCACCGCTCTAAGATCGTGAAGTATCCTGTTGTCGAGGGTTCGAGCGACCAGGGTGTTGGTCCTCACTACGATGCTGGTTTCCTAACATTC CTTTTACAAGCATCGGATCATCGAGGATTGCAAGTACAGAATCTATCCGGGCAGTGGATCGACGCCCCACCTGTACCCGGCACGTTTGTTATTAACTTTGGAAAAG CTTTGGAATTTGTTACCGGTGGACTTGCGAGAGCAACGTCTCATAGGGTTCTTTCTCCCAAGGGTTCCACCCCACGATATTCAGTGCCATTCTTCCAGAACATTGGACTGGACGTGAAGCTTACCGATCATGTCCTCAAAT TCCCTCCCGAAATATTGGCTTTGAAGAGGACAAGAGGAAACGTTGCCGCTACTGACT CTGTCAACTTCACCGAATTCGATCGCGAACCGTCAGGGAAAGTCAATTTGATAGGCAGAGTAAA GAGCCACCCCGATGTTGCGGAGCGTCATTATCCAGAACTTTTCAAGAAAGTGTTCCCTAACGGATATTCTGGCAAGGGAAGTGCCTACTGA